The following DNA comes from Ricinus communis isolate WT05 ecotype wild-type chromosome 10, ASM1957865v1, whole genome shotgun sequence.
GTTAAATATGGCGTTGAAGTTTCTGAACAAGAAGGGATGGCATACGGGAAGCCTGAGGAATATAGAGAACGTTTGGAAGGCGGAGCAGAAGCATGAGGCTGAGCAGAAGAAATTGGAAGAGCTTCGTAAGCAGATTCAGGACGAACGTGAGCGTTCCGAGTTTCGCCTTCTCCAGGAACAAGCCGGTCTCGTGCCgtatgtttttctttcttttctctatttcaatttcaaattttattctGATTCCGTACTagcatttattttaaaaaagaaaattagggttttccCCCAATTTAACgaaaattcaattaaacttGGCATTGCAGGAGGCAGGAGAGGTTGGAATTTCTTTACGATTCGGGATTAGCTGTAGGAAAGGGGAGCTCTAGTTCTGCTGGAGGATCGGGAGTAGCCTTTCAGGCGCTTGAAGAAGCTGTTCCCACCCCGAACAAGACCCCCAACGCATCATCCTCTTCGCATCCGTCTGTTCCAGGTGCCTTATTCGAGGACAAGCCTCATTCTGCGAACGATGCTTGGAGGAAACTCCATTCTGATCCATTGCTTTTGATTCGCCAGCGGGAGCAAGAAGCTCTTGCCCGCATCAAGAACAATCCCGTCCAAATGTCCCTCATTCGCAAATCGgtattcttctttcttcttacaGCTCTCATTACATTGTTTGGTTGTCTTGGGTTACCCagttctttctctctctctctctctctctctctctctctctctctctctctctctctctctaatatatttttgatttttggcTTATAAGACAAATCCTTTACCAGCTTCATTTTCACTTTTAAAACCAAAGAGTCCATTGGTATGTGGTAAGTAAGGTGAGGAAGATTTAGTTTTGTTTGGATTGCATTTAGAAGTAAACAACTCAACTTCCCTTGTATAAAGTAACTTACTTAGGGTTCTAAGTAAGTAGAACTCAACTGACCTTACTTAAATATCTAGAAAAGTTAATACTAATTTTGTTATGGTATTACGgtcttttaaaatatgtaataaaacaaccaaatttctattttctaggAAGTCAAACTATGTACCAAACACTTCTAATTTCTAATTCCTCCTTAAATTCCTAAGCAAGTTTACTTCCTGGGAAGTAGACTATTTATACCAAATAAGGCGTAACTCGCAAAATGCCTTGTTTGAATTGAAGAAATTATTAACTGATATTGTGGGAGAATATCTTGATGGGAAATGAGCTCTGCATAACATGAATTTGGTGAATTAATGCTATGGAAAAAGTCTAGATGAGAAGtgacaagaaaaaaataacatgagaTTTGTTTGAAGGAGATGCAATgaaatttacatatatatcagTATTTTGCCTCAGCATACTGATATTGCTATCCTTTATGTAGGTTGAAGTAACGAAAGAGGAGAAGGCTCAAAATAAGAAGGAACGCCGAAAAAAGCACAGCCGTGGCAGTTCAAAGCATCCCAAGCATTCATCATCCACAGAACAATCAGATTCAGAAGATGTTCACGATGAAATGGAGAAGACCAGAAATATTAGCAATCATAAGAGGTCTAAATATAATGATGATTACTCTAAAGCACGAGTAGTTTTGGATGACAAATCAAGTAAAAGGGAAAGtcaaaaaagagagaatagCAACAGGGGTTCCAGCTACAAGGATCTGTCTCCCAGTAGCTTCTCAGACCTCAAAGCTGCAAAAAATGATGGTCAAGATGCTGTCAAGAAGAAACATGACAAGTTTAAGAGTGAGAAGCATTCTATAGAAGCCCAGATAGATCCAGATGGTCATAGAAGGGGAAGGGTACACAGGAGTTTTACCGATAAACATGAAAGGGAAACTAGAAGTTTTAGTGAAGCAAAATCTTATTATTCATCTGGTGCAGCTTGTCATGACTCGCACCATAAGCGCCGCAGTGTTGCTCCTAAACTTTCAGAAGAAGAACGGGCTGCTAAGCTGCGAGAGATGCAAGTGGATGCCGAGTTGCATGAAGAACAAAGGTGGAAGCGTTTGAGGAAGGCCGAGGAGGACGATGTACGGGAAGCTACCCATAGTAGCATATCTGGTGGCAGGAACTTCCTGGATGCAGCTCAGAGAAGTGTGTATGGTACTGAGAAGGGGGGAAGCTCAACCATTGAGGAGAGTGTCCGTCGTCGAGCACATTATTCACAAGGAAGATCTGAAGCAGGTCATGGAAATGCTTTTCGGCGATGATCCACTCGTATTCACATTTACTTTGTTGGCAGTTATAAAATTTCCAGGTGTGTTCTCACCTTTGTAGTTAAATATCCAATTCCACAACATTGAACATTGTAAGTTACATTTTCcttgaagaaaaatatataaaactacTCTTTCCCTTTTCTGACTTTTCACGCGAGGTTCTCTTCTTCATGAAAAGTAAGAAAGTCCTTTACATGTATGCCTGCTTAGAAACACAACTTCtctaaacttttatttcaaCTATGGGCATAAAACTATAGCTCTATGGTTCCTATCATTTACTTTAACATTAAGCGCATTTTTTGCGATAACTTATCCCCGCTATAGATATCCACCTGGGATTACCCTACAGTCATATCTTTTCTCTTTGTCTTGGTATTATCATTCCTGTGTTGTCAAAGCATCTGATAGATCCTCACCTGTACTAAGGCAGTGGGCAGGTGGGGTAGGGGTAGgatgtttttaaattttcatctCTTTTTGTTATATGATATCATGGATGGagtttcataatttattaaaacctGAGTTATTAATTTGGTGCATGTACTATAACGAATAATTATTTGTGTCTCATGTTCTTATTGCATATTATAATGGTGAGAGGATAATGCTAACAAAAAGTGTTGTTAAAACAAAAGAGCATTGAATTGTTAAGATTTTATATAGTGAAACTCAGACAATTTCTTGTTTATTCATTAAGTTCTAATTCATATTTGGATTATTCTTTTGGGTAGTTTACAGCTCAATGATGAGAAGGTGAATTTGTCGCATGTTTCAGGATTGATTTAGAAAGGTTTATGTTTTCGTTTTCTGTATACTACGTAGCCTAATAAAAgtagataataaataatctgATCGTTTTCatgtttctttcatttttggtTCAAAGCTGTTAATTTTGTCGATCGAGTCCCGATTTAAAAGATCAGTTTGCATTGCATCTAACAGGCAAAGATTagaataagtattttattacTGTTCAgaagataaaatttatctgTGGTTGTTAATCATTTCTCCTTCTCTTCCCCAGCTCCCTTTCCTTCCCTTTGTGCTCCCCACACCTCTCCTCCTGACTTCTGACTTCTCTTCTCTCCTTTTCCATCCCTACCTCTAAAATCAAAGCCATACACAAAGCCTACTCTCCAACCATAGCTAAAACCAACTTCTTCTTTCATATTATGTCGTTGCACCTCACATgcgggtttgctttcttgtatTGCTAATGGGTATTATAACCAACTTTTGCTGTTTCATGTTTATGTTAGTAATCTTACTCTTGTTGGTCTTGAAAGAAACTTTGCTCCTATTGTAGAAACTCTTGGtcttgttttttttgtttaagaGGTGGAATGGATTTGGCCATGTTTGGGAAGAAGAGCTTGCATGTGGCTCTGGTTCTAGAGAGTGGAAGTGAAAAAGGGGAAAGGAGTGAGAAACAGAGAGTTGGTAGGGGATGGAGAAGGGGAAAGGAAtaagttataattttcttaagatTCCGTCATTGTCCCCGCATAGAAATGATTATCTGTATGTTGCTAAAAATATATGCTATAGTACATTAAAGGCTTAagatgaaataatatttttatctaaggTTGTTGGGATAATGATTtcattaaagattaaagagaATGCAAAATCTTAGACTTTCAAGATGACTTTGTATATCCCCAATACTAATGATGGATACATGTactagttttattaaaactatgCTTATCTCTTTTATCTGTATCTATACCTTGGTTTTGATATGCTCTAGTGCGTACTTTATCTTTGCACCACTTGTATTAAGTATAACCCaagtcaaaataataatttttgtaattaggCCTCTATTAGGTTTTAATCTCCTCGtagtaataaaattagttttctcCTAACTTATAACTGTAGAGAGTTTTACTTTAGTGGTAAGATTTCATGGCAATTTGACCACTTTGATAACCTTTTGCTAAGTTTAAATTGTTTTGGAACCAAATTAAAGTGGCGTTTCAGAATGTGGGGTGAATGTGGGTTATAGATGGTCGATTTTATTGTAACTTTCTGCACATAAGGAATCTCTCCATTGCTTTGCTCCCTACATAACGGGGACCACTGAAACAAGAATTCAACAACTTGCTTGGTAAACAACTGGTGGCTATTGCCTATTGTGCTGTGTTGTTGTGGTCCTAGTGAAGTGAGCAGGGAATTAGAGCCTTCACAGtgataatattaatgataaattGATAATTGCCCTGCATGAGAATTGGTCATTTGTCAGTGGCTCTCAAGTCAACGTTAGGCTTTCCTGCTTAGTTGGAATTGTAATTTAAGGTAACTCTATATTGAGGCTTCCTAGCCGATGGAATGTAATTAATTGTTTGCACTCTGGATCTTTTCTGAAGCTGCACTTTTTTACATTCTTTCgagtttattattttgtcgTCTATAGAGATATTGGCTTAATATTTTTGCGATTGTTAATAGCTTTGCCGAAGTTTCTGTACAGCGTCCAATTATGCATTATTGATAAAACTATTCGCCCCTTTGTGCAAGTATTCCCGGTGATAGCAACTTGTTTATCTTTAATGAATTATTGTGTTCCTATGCtgtatttattcttattattttcttgaatgaattattaatcCACGGCTCCAGTGCTTTGCAAATACTGTAACATCATGTAATAGCTGCAACTTTAGAGGATTTCTCTGTCAATGATGGGCTCGATTTCGTCTTTGGTTTTCTGAAGTGATATCTTATTTGTCCTTATTGTATGGATGGGTCCCTTTAATCGATAGTATTTATTACTAGTTTCCCTCCTTCCAAAATAACATGGCCCACTCGCTGCTTTTGGCATTCTATGAGAATAAtgtatcaatttatttaattttcatatatatatatatatatataggtataGTGGAGGAGAGTGgtttggattttgaaacccACACATGAGAAATTATTGTGAAGGCATTATCACTGAAAGAAGGATTCCACATGTGGAGCCACACAAGTGGATCCCAAGATGTTTCACTTATGAGATTTTCAGGTGAAGTTCCCCACTGTCGTGTCTGCTTGAAACTCCCAAGTGTACATTAGAAATAATGGAATAAGCAAGCTTTGAAGGAAATAATCTCTCACCGGGAAAAGATGTAAAATGGCATATGTGATAGTTATAAATGCCACCTCTCATCTCCCCAACTTAATGGAAGGACTCTGTTAGTTGGCAGAATGTGACAGCATTTACATTTTTCCaactaattaatcaattattaatgTTGCAAAAGCCTTTCTCACTTTTATCTTTCCCTTTCCAACATTTGGTTTCGCATTTTCTGTTATAAGCTGCTTTTCTTTATAGAATACGGGAGAGCATGAGCTGCAAAGGTCTGCAAGAGATGAAGTTGGTCTGCTTTCTTACTTTCATGATAGTACTTGCAACATCTTCTTTTGCGAAGCTTGAAGGCATGTACTTTCTATACTCAATAAACTTTTTGAAGTGATTTCTGACAGgatattattagttatttattaaaaaaatttatttagtaggCTTTGGTCATATAACAATAAGCATTTTGCAGAATACAAGCTATCAGCCAATCAGTCCAGCATACTGCTGAACTTATATCATGTTCACGGTGATGCCTCCTCTCTCGAGCCAAACTCTTCCTCATCTTTCTGTGATATACTCTCGCGTGATGAAGAACATGTTAAGTTTCTCAGTAGTAGATTGCGAAAGAAAGATGTCCAGGGTGCCTCCTTTTCCCGCCACAAATCAGGTCATCTCCTAGAACCAAATTCAGCCAACATCCCCCTGAATCCTGGTTTGTCTATTGGCTCTGGTAACTATTACCTGAAGTTAGGCCTGGGCTCCCCACCCAAGTACTATACCATGATTCTTGACACTGGTAGCTCTCTCTCCTGGCTTCAGTGCAAGCCTTGTGTTGTATACTGTCACAGCCAGGTTGACCCTCTCTTTGAACCCTCTGCATCTAATACCTACAGACCCCTATACTGCAGCTCCTCGGAGTGTTCTTTGCTCAAGGCTGCCACTTTGAATGACCCTTTGTGTACTGCTTCTGGTGTGTGCGTGTACACAGCCAGCTATGGTGATGCATCTTACTCAATGGGCTACTTGAGTCGAGATCTTCTGACTTTAACACCATCGCAGACCTTGCCAAGTTTCACATACGGATGTGGGCAGGATAACGAGGGTTTATTTGGAAAAGCAGCTGGTATCGTAGGGCTAGCCCGTGACAAGCTGTCAATGTTAGCCCAATTGTCCCCCAAATATGGATATGCCTTCTCCTACTGTCTTCCTACTTCTACCTCTTCTGGAGGAGGTTT
Coding sequences within:
- the LOC8283339 gene encoding pre-mRNA-splicing factor CWC25 homolog, producing MALKFLNKKGWHTGSLRNIENVWKAEQKHEAEQKKLEELRKQIQDERERSEFRLLQEQAGLVPRQERLEFLYDSGLAVGKGSSSSAGGSGVAFQALEEAVPTPNKTPNASSSSHPSVPGALFEDKPHSANDAWRKLHSDPLLLIRQREQEALARIKNNPVQMSLIRKSVEVTKEEKAQNKKERRKKHSRGSSKHPKHSSSTEQSDSEDVHDEMEKTRNISNHKRSKYNDDYSKARVVLDDKSSKRESQKRENSNRGSSYKDLSPSSFSDLKAAKNDGQDAVKKKHDKFKSEKHSIEAQIDPDGHRRGRVHRSFTDKHERETRSFSEAKSYYSSGAACHDSHHKRRSVAPKLSEEERAAKLREMQVDAELHEEQRWKRLRKAEEDDVREATHSSISGGRNFLDAAQRSVYGTEKGGSSTIEESVRRRAHYSQGRSEAGHGNAFRR
- the LOC8283337 gene encoding aspartyl protease family protein At5g10770, with translation MRNYCEGIITERRIPHVEPHKWIPRCFTYEIFRIRESMSCKGLQEMKLVCFLTFMIVLATSSFAKLEEYKLSANQSSILLNLYHVHGDASSLEPNSSSSFCDILSRDEEHVKFLSSRLRKKDVQGASFSRHKSGHLLEPNSANIPLNPGLSIGSGNYYLKLGLGSPPKYYTMILDTGSSLSWLQCKPCVVYCHSQVDPLFEPSASNTYRPLYCSSSECSLLKAATLNDPLCTASGVCVYTASYGDASYSMGYLSRDLLTLTPSQTLPSFTYGCGQDNEGLFGKAAGIVGLARDKLSMLAQLSPKYGYAFSYCLPTSTSSGGGFLSIGKISPSSYKFTPMIRNSQNPSLYFLRLAAITVAGRPVGVAAAGYQVPTIIDSGTVVTRLPISIYAALREAFVKIMSRRYEQAPAYSILDTCFKGSLKSMSGAPEIRMIFQGGADLSLRAPNILIEADKGIACLAFASSNQIAIIGNHQQQTYNIAYDVSASKIGFAPGGCR